Proteins from one Sarcophilus harrisii chromosome 2, mSarHar1.11, whole genome shotgun sequence genomic window:
- the LOC105751161 gene encoding metallothionein-1E, with protein sequence MDPNCSCENGGSCTCADACKCTSCRCTSCKKSCCPCCPKGCAKCAQGCVCKAPQGESCSCCQ encoded by the exons ATGGACCCCAACTGCAGCTGCGAGAACG GTGGCTCTTGCACCTGTGCAGATGCCTGCAAATGCACTTCATGTCGGTGTACCTCCTGCAAGAAGA GCTGCTGCCCCTGCTGCCCTAAGGGATGTGCCAAGTGTGCCCAGGGATGTGTCTGTAAAGCCCCTCAGGGTGAGAGTTGCAGCTGCTGCCAGTGA
- the LOC100920166 gene encoding metallothionein-2B, with product MHPQQHSPSLPAHSPETPAPTQPAMDPNCDCANGDSCTCGDSCKCKSCSCTSCKKSCCSCCPAGCAKCAQGCVCKAPQTETCSCCH from the exons ATGCATCCACAACAACATTCTCCTAGCCTTCCAGCTCATTCTCCAGAGACTCCAGCTCCAACCCAGCCAGCTATGGACCCCAACTGTGATTGTGCAAATG gTGACTCTTGCACCTGTGGTGACTCCTGCAAATGCAAATCATGCTCCTGTACCTCTTGTAAGAAAA gctgctgctcctgctgcccAGCAGGATGTGCCAAATGTGCCCAGGGCTGTGTTTGCAAGGCCCCCCAAACCGAGACTTGCAGCTGCTGCCACTAA